The stretch of DNA NNNNNNNNNNNNNNNNNNNNNNNNNNNNNNNNNNNNNNNNNNNNNNNNNNNNNNNNNNNNNNNNNNNNNNNNNNNNNNNNNNNNNNNNNNNNNNNNNNNNNNNNNNNNNNNNNNNNNNNNNNNNNNNNNNNNNNNNNNNNNNNNNNNNNNNNNNNNNNNNNNNNNNNNNNNNNNNNNNNNNNNNNNNNNNNNNNNNNNNNNNNNNNNNNNNNNNNNNNNNNNNNNNNNNNNNNNNNNNNNNNNNNNNNNNNNNNNNNNNNNNNNNNNNNNNNNNNNNNNNNNNNNNNNNNNNNNNNNNNNNNNNNNNNNNNNNNNNNNNNNNNNNNNNNNNNNNNNNNNNNNNNNNNNNNNNNNNNNNNNNNNNNNNNNNNNNNNNNNNNNNNNNNNNNNNNNNNNNNNNNNNNNNNNNNNNNNNNNNNNNNNNNNNNNNNNNNNNNNNNNNNNNNNNNNNNNNNNNNNNNNNNNNNNNNNNNNNNNNNNNNNNNNNNNNNNNNNNNNNNNNNNNNNNNNNNNNNNNNNNNNNNNNNNNNNNNNNNNNNNNNNNNNNNNNNNNNNNNNNNNNNNNNNNNNNNNNNNNNNNNNNNNNNNNNNNNNNNNNNNNNNNNNNNNNNNNNNNNNNNNNNNNNNNNNNNNNNNNNNNNNNNNNNNNNNNNNNNNNNNNNNNNNNNNNNNNNNNNNNNNNNNNNNNNNNNNNNNNNNNNNNNNNNNNNNNNNNNNNNNNNNNNNNNNNNNNNNNNNNNNNNNNNNNNNNNNNNNNNNNNNNNNNNNNNNNNNNNNNNNNNNNNNNNNNNNNNNNNNNNNNNNNNNNNNNNNNNNNNNNNNNNNNNNNNNNNNNNNNNNNNNNNNNNNNNNNNNNNNNNNNNNNNNNNNNNNNNNNNNNNNNNNNNNNNNNNNNNNNNNNNNNNNNNNNNNNNNNNNNNNNNNNNNNNNNNNNNNNNNNNNNNNNNNNNNNNNNNNNNNNNNNNNNNNNNNNNNNNNNNNNNNNNNNNNNNNNNNNNNNNNNNNNNNNNNNNNNNNNNNNNNNNNNNNNNNNNNNNNNNNNNNNNNNNNNNNNNNNNNNNNNNNNNNNNNNNNNNNNNNNNNNNNNNNNNNNNNNNNNNNNNNNNNNNNNNNNNNNNNNNNNNNNNNNNNNNNNNNNNNNNNNNNNNNNNNNNNNNNNNNNNNNNNNNNNNNNNNNNNNNNNNNNNNNNNNNNNNNNNNNNNNNNNNNNNNNNNNNNNNNNNNNNNNNNNNNNNNNNNNNNNNNNNNNNNNNNNNNNNNNNNNNNNNNNNNNNNNNNNNNNNNNNNNNNNNNNNNNNNNNNNNNNNNNNNNNNNNNNNNNNNNNNNNNNNNNNNNNNNNNNNNNNNNNNNNNNNNNNNNNNNNNNNNNNNNNNNNNNNNNNNNNNNNNNNNNNNNNNNNNNNNNNNNNNNNNNNNNNNNNNNNNNNNNNNNNNNNNNNNNNNNNNNNNNNNNNNNNNNNNNNNNNNNNNNNNNNNNNNNNNNNNNNNNNNNNNNNNNNNNNNNNNNNNNNNNNNNNNNNNNNNNNNNNNNNNNNNNNNNNNNNNNNNNNNNNNNNNNNNNNNNNNNNNNNNNNNNNNNNNNNNNNNNNNNNNNNNNNNNNNNNNNNNNNNNNNNNNNNNNNNNNNNNNNNNNNNNNNNNNNNNNNNNNNNNNNNNNNNNNNNNNNNNNNNNNNNNNNNNNNNNNNNNNNNNNNNNNNNNNNNNNNNNNNNNNNNNNNNNNNNNNNNNNNNNNNNNNNNNNNNNNNNNNNNNNNNNNNNNNNNNNNNNNNNNNNNNNNNNNNNNNNNNNNNNNNNNNNNNNNNNNNNNNNNNNNNNNNNNNNNNNNNNNNNNNNNNNNNNNNNNNNNNNNNNNNNNNNNNNNNNNNNNNNNNNNNNNNNNNNNNNNNNNNNNNNNNNNNNNNNNNNNNNNNNNNNNNNNNNNNNNNNNNNNNNNNNNNNNNNNNNNNNNNNNNNNNNNNNNNNNNNNNNNNNNNNNNNNNNNNNNNNNNNNNNNNNNNNNNNNNNNNNNNNNNNNNNNNNNNNNNNNNNNNNNNNNNNNNNNNNNNNNNNNNNNNNNNNNNNNNNNNNNNNNNNNNNNNNNNNNNNNNNNNNNNNNNNNNNNNNNNNNNNNNNNNNNNNNNNNNNNNNNNNNNNNNNNNNNNNNNNNNNNNNNNNNNNNNNNNNNNNNNNNNNNNNNNNNNNNNNNNNNNNNNNNNNNNNNNNNNNNNNNNNNNNNNNNNNNNNNNNNNNNNNNNNNNNNNNNNNNNNNNNNNNNNNNNNNNNNNNNNNNNNNNNNNNNNNNNNNNNNNNNNNNNNNNNNNNNNNNNNNNNNNNNNNNNNNNNNNNNNNNNNNNNNNNNNNNNNNNNNNNNNNNNNNNNNNNNNNNNNNNNNNNNNNNNNNNNatgatcttattgtgtggtgaatattgtaaggaagtatgaaaataatgacttataagatgttaatataaaatagaaaatggagataaacattttaaaagattaaaataaatatataagatatacatatcatacaaactctaaaactaagcttttacaatgatatttgatttgattttttataacccatacaacaacaataacaaaaaaaaatacaaaacaacacaaaacaaaataaaaaagagatttgagagtagtggaagaagatgagagaatgaaagattGATaaactaagagaataagataatgagtatttatagaaagagaaatgatgaaaaattatatttagaaaaatgagttattgttttgttttaatacaattgattaatacaaattagtggagaaataaagttaatgcataatttatagggagaagctataaagatttcagttttatattatgtgagttaaatgtgaaaattaattgttttaaatttgtgttttaatataattttttttttggttaaaattgcattgccaagtggaccaataaggagagactgaaactctacttttatatatatgattaggaaacagaaaaacaaaaatgtgccatgtcttttttctttggaaGGATCTTAAATACTTGTCAAGAAAGAGATGATTACTTTCTTCTCAAGCAAATCAAGTAACTTCTTGAGCTTCTTGGTTAATGCAAGTATGCAACATAGTCAGAGAGAATCTTTAACCTTGTCAAGTTACAGTGACCCTCCTCTTCAAATGggcaaatttgttttcttttttgcttttatcaCTTTCACAAGCTCGTAAAACAGAGCACCTCGTGTTCCTCGTACCCAATCCTTCTCTCTCTGCAACAGGTCCACTACACACACTGAAAATAGCACCacttttttcccgccaaaaaacaaaagctgcTTCTTACAACCAAACtactcttctcctcctcctcctctatgTTCTTGTTCACACATCACAGAGAGTTAAAAGATGAACAGCTCCTCGAAGGTGATAATGGCAGCTACAATGGTCATGGTAGTAAGCTTAGTCATGGTTTTAAGCTTAGTATTAGTACTTCTAGCTGAACTCTACTGCTCTCTCTTACTCCGCCGCCGTCGCCACAACTCTCTCAGCCTCCCCATCACTACGACGGTCTCCACCGCCGCCGGCGCAACAACCACCACAACTCTCAACCAAGTCATCTCCACCACAAGTAACGAACCTTCACCGTCACCATCATCTAACATCGATTCTTTATCCAATCCTCTCTACACAGGCGTTCTTCAAACTCCAAACAAAACCCATTTTCACCATGAACCATCTTTACAAGCTTCTCTTGATCTGATTCAAGAAACCACGGCTTCTTCTGTTGATAACTTCATCTACATATCAAACCCAATTTACTCAAACGAAGCTACAAGTAAACAAACCACACCGTTTGAAACACCTCAGTCTTCACCGTCACggcttgaagatgatgaagacgacgacgatATAACCGATGAAGATTCAACACCAACATTGTCTCCAATGAAAGATCTGCCTGAAAAGGCATGCTCTGTTTCACTAAAAGATGTTGAAACTTCTCCTAGTGGTGATGAATCCAACagtaagaacaagaaaaatggTGAGTCGTCTTCGTCGTCTGGTTCGCCGTATACCTCACCGTCGTGGTAGGGTTTTTATCGTaattctttttaggattttatttgattttttgtctttttacattttaattttgttttgttttgtttggagtGTTCTTGGAATGTGTATGTTTTGTGGACATATGGCTCGATGACCAAAGCCACGCTTGCTTTCACATAGTTTCCTACATCTGTCGTTTTCTGTGTTCTGATTCTCTAGCTGTCCTTTCTGTTTCTGGTATAAAAAGCTGTTTTACACCAAAAATAAgttctataataataataactcaaaAGTTAAATTAAAGTTACAAACTTTAGCCAATTGTTTGATTTGcgcaaaaaaaagagagagccaattattaaattttatacacTTCAATTCGTCTTATTGACTACCTCCTTGGTTAATGTTTAACTCTGATGTTATTTATGGGGAAAATGTTTTAAATACTGTAAGAGTTGCAAAATATTGCAAGAGCAACTTACATAACTCTGATCTATAATTTACCAGGGtcattatatatttacatttaggACTCTTTGTCATGCATAATTCCTAACCATGTAAGCCCTTCACTTCAGCTGCATTAAACTAGAGTTTCGTCGATTTATTATTGTCTGGTCGGGTTTCAAAGATTACTTAAAAACTTTTTCacctaaaataatataaatttaaacccAAGATCAAATGTGACACTTTCAAGCTCTGCTAAGATAGCTTCCTTTAACGATGTTAGATGATACTGACCCTTAAAGCGACTTCATCATTCAAAATTTAGATGAAACTTTGAATCAGAGTCACTCTTTATTAAATGTTTAGATTCTGATCTCTTACGTCAGCTTCGCTAAGACACTAACCAGTTTTGTTTCCATTTATTGGGGTATATATCATATGTATCGATGGGCTTAGTAATTATGGGCTTGTTACGTATTTATCACGTCTTAGTCGGTTGTATATGTTCTGTGTAAACCCTAATCGAGTCATGTATATAAGCTGTTTAACAGCAGATTAATAAATTCAAGGCAGTTTGATATCcaattctacatggtatcagagctaagatCTCATAAACAgacctaatttttttcttccgctgtcttcttctttttcttttgttcgatAGTTTCgaactctctctttgtttcataGTTGTTTCTCTCGATAGTTTTGGGATTCCTCCTCTCATCGTTTGAGAAGTCATGTCCAATTCTGAAGAATCCTCTGTTACGAAAAGTGCAGCAGCGGCGATGTCTCAGTCCGCGTCTGTGGTGGTCTCACCGTACACTCTTGCTAGCTCCGACAACCCTGGCTCCATGATCTCTGCTGTCGTTTTGACCGGAGACAATTACAACGAATGGGCAACGGAGATGTTGAATGCTCTTCAAGCTAAGCGCAAAACAGGGTTTATTAATGGTACGATTCCAAAGCCGGTGAGTAGTGATCCTGACTTTGAGAATTGGCAAACCGTGAATTCAATGATAGTTGGGTGGATTCGAACCAGTATTGAGCCAAAAGTCAAGTCTACTGTCACCTTCATATCCGATGCTCATCAGTTATGGGTCGATTTGAAGGAACGTTTCTCTGTGGGGAACAAGGTGCGTATTCATCAAATCAAAGCTCAGCTTGCTTCTTGTCGTCAAGATGGGCAGACCGTTCTGGATTATTATGGGCGGTTGTGTACTCTCTGGGAAGAGTATGGTATTTACAAACTGATCAAAGCTTGTACTTgcggtttgtgtgtttgtggtgctgCTCTTGAGCCTGCTAAAGAacgtgaagaagagaaagtacATCAGTTTGTGTTGGGACTTGATGAATCTAGGTTTGGAGGCATTTGCACTAACATTATTTCAATGGATCCTTTGCCTTCTCTCGGTGAAGTGTACTCTCGGATCATCAGAGAAGAACGTCGTTTGTCTACTGTTCGGGTTCGTGAGCAGCAAACCGAAGCTGTAGGATTCCTTGTTCGTCGTGATCAAAGTGAGATGTTGTCTAATGGTGCCAATCGAACTGATTCTTCATTGGTGCGGTCTCGGACGACGTGCTCTCATTGTGGTCGTGTTGGTCACGAGAAAAAGGATTGTTGGCAGATCGTTGGTTTTCCGGAGTGGTGGTCTGAACGTAATAGTAACGGTCGTGGTTCTGGAGGACGTGGACGTAGTGGTCGCGGTTCTGGTTTCCAGGGTTCTGGTTCCAATGTCTCGGGTCGTGGACGTGGGCAGGCTGTTGCAGCTCATGCCACCAGTGCCAATCCTTCAGCGCTTTCAAACTTTACTCCGGATCAAATGAAGGTGCTTGCTCGCATGATAGAAGAAAACTCGGGCACTCCATCTTCTGACAAATTGTCTGGTAAGCTAGCACTTGGCGATGTTGTTTTAGACACCGGTGCGTCTCATCACATGACCGGGAATATGTCTCTTTTGCATGATATTGTGCCTATTCCATCGCGTTCTGTGGGGTTTGCTGACGGTAGTAAAACCAATGCCACAAGCATGGGAGTTCTTCCTCTTTCGGACACTGTCAAGTTGACTAATGTTCTTTATGTTCCTGATTTAACTTGCACCTTACTCTCGGTCTCAAAAATTGTGAAACAAACGAAGTGTTTTGCAACATTCACTGATACTATTTGTTTCTTACAGGACCGTTTTTCGAGAACTCGGATTGGGACTGGGGAAGAACGTGATGGGGTGTACTATCTTACGGATGTTGCTACTGCGAAGATACATAAGGTTAAAGTCTCTTCTGATCAAGCCTTGTGGCATAAGCGCTTAGGACATCCAAGTTATTCggtgttttcctttttacctATGTTTTCTCATTCATCTACGTGTGTTGGTTCTCACTCTTGTGATGTTTGTTTTCgggcaaaacaaacaagagaaactTTTCCAGAAAGTATTAATAAAACCAGTGATTGTTTTTCCTTGAttcattgtgatgtttggggGCCATATCGTGTTCCTTCTTCTTGTGGTGCTGTGTATTTTTTGACGATAGTCGATGACTTTTCAAGAGCTGTGTGGACGTATTTGTTACTCGAAAAGTCCGAAGTGCGTGttgttttaaagaattttctgTCCTATACAGAAAAACAGTTTGGCAAGTCGGTGAAAATGATGCGTAGTGATAATGGTACATAATTCATGTGTCTTTCTGCCTATTTTCGTGAGCAAGGTATAATTCATCAAACATCGTGTGTCGGGACTTCACAACAGAATGGACGTGTAGAACGCAAACATAGACACATTCTCAATGTTTCTCGTGCGTTGTTGTTCCAAGCACATTTACCTTTCAAATTTTGGGGCGAGGCTGTTCTTACGTCTGCTTATTTGATCAATCGGACTCCTTCCTCTGTTCTTGGTGGTCGCACTCCATACGAGGTTCTTCATGGTTGTAAACCTGTGTATGATCAACTTCGTGTTTTTGGATCGGCGTGTTACACTCATCGTGTGTCTCGTGATAAGGACAAGTTTGGTGAACGTAGTCGACGGTGTATGTTTGTTGGTTATCCATTTGGTAAGAAAGGTTGGAAAGTCTATGATCTTGAACGTAATGAGTTTATCATTTCTCGTGATGTGGTCTTTAATGAAGATGTTTTTCCTTATGACCAAGCATCCTCTTCGTCTCCGGTTGTTGTCTCGCCTGCTACCTCTCATGATGATGATTGGGCATTGTCTTCGTCTCCTATCGTAAGGGGGAGTTCTGATGCAAATAATGTTGATTCGTTCGTTCATGCTGCTCAAGATAGTGTTGATCAAGATGGTGTTGTTGCATCTTTGCCTGCTCTCTCTCCTGTTCCAACACTCGTCCCTACGACTGTTGTTCCTACACTCGCTCCACCTGCTAACCAAGATGGTCTTGTTGATTCGTCCTCTTCGCACACAGAGGGCTTGTCTCCTTCTACTGATTTACTGCCTGTGGTATCCACTGTTGAGCCAGTTGCTCCTAGACAGAGTACAAGACCCAAGAATGCGCCTGTTTGGTTAAAAGATTACGTTACCAACTCCGTGATATGTACACCTGACGCATCGCACGTTCTCTCCGACTCTCCACTCCAGTCCTCGTCATCGGATCCAGGTACTGTGCTCTATCCTCTAACTGAATTTATCTCCGAAAAAAAATTTTCACCACGTCATAAAGCATTTTTGGCGGCCATCACCACCAATGTCGAGCCTAAGCATTTTAAAGAGGCTGTTCAGATCAAAGTGTGGAACAATGCTATGCACAAAGAGGTTGATGCTCTTGAGGTGAAACGTACTTGGGATGTTTGTGATTTGCCTCCGGGAAAAGTTGCTCTCGGTAGTCAGTGGGTTTACAAGACCAAGTATCATTCTGATGGTTCCATCGAACGCTACAAAGCCCGTCTTGTTGCTCTTGGTAATAATCAAGTTGAGGGGGAGGATTACAATGAAACGTTTGCTCCTGTTGTCCGCATGACTACGGTTCGTACTTTGCTTCGTCTTGTTGCGGCTAATCACTGGGAGGTCTATCAAATGGACGTCAACAATGCATTTCTTCATGgtgatttggaagaagaagtgtaTATGAAACTTCCCCCAGGTTTCCGTCATTTGCATCCTGGCAAAGTTTGTCGTTTACGCAAGTCTATCTATGGCCTTAAACAGGCTCCGCGGTGTTGGTTCAAGAAGTTATCGGATTCTCTtcttcggtttggttttgtggAATCCTATGATGACTATTCTTTGTTCATTTACTCTCATAAGGACATTGAGTTACGGGTTCTTGTATATGTTGACGATCTTATCATTACTGGTAACAATGGATACATGATTCAAAAATTCAAGGAATATCTCAGCCGTTGTTTCTCTATGAAAGATTTGGGTAAGCTTAAATACTTTCTTGGTATTGAAGTTAGTCATGGTAAGGAGGGGATTTTCTTGTCTCAATGCAAGTACACCTTGGATCTTCTTGCTGATAGTGGTACTACGGCTGTGCGACCTGCCATTACTCCTCTTGAGCAAAACCACAAACTTCCTCTCGATGATGGTCCTCTTCTTACTGATCCTAAACCGTATCGTCGGCTGGTTGGTCGTTTACTCTATCTCCTTCACACTCGTCCGGAGCTTAGTTACTCTGTTCATGTTTTAGCTCAGTTCATGAAAGACCCACGAGAGGCTCATTGGAATGCTGCGTTGCGTGTTGTCTGTTTTCTTAAGGGTGCTCCGGGTCAAGGTATACTTCTTAAAGCTGATCAAGATTTGTCTCTTCACGTGTACTGTGATTCGGATTGGTCGTCTTGTCCTTTAACGCGTCGGTCTCTTAATGCTTATGTCGTTTTACTTGGTGATTCACCTATCGcttggaaaacaaagaagcaagaTGTTGTTTCCCACTCTTCAGCTGAAGCTGAATATCGGTCAATGGCTTTTGCGTTAAAAGAAATTATGTGGTTGCGCAAGCTATTGACAGGATTGGGTGTCAAACAGTGCTCTCCCGCTCATCTCTATAGTGATAACCAAGCTGCTCTGCATATTGCCTCCAACCCCGTTTTTCATGAACGAACTAAACATATTGAAAATGATTGTCATGCTGTTCGTGATGCGGTTCTCAATGGTACTCTTTCTACTCATCATGTGCGTACAAATGAACAGCTCGCGGACATTTTTACAAAAGCTCTTGGTCATTATCAGTTTGAGTATATAGTATCCAAGTTGGGCATTCAGGATCTTCATGCTCCAAcgtgagggggagtattgggGTATATATCATATGTATCGATGGGCTTAGTAATTATGGGCTTGTTACGTATTTATCACGTCTTAGTCGGTTGTATGTGTTCTGTGTAAACCCTAATCGAGTCATGTATAATAGCTGTTTAACAGCAGATTAATAAAGTCAAGGCAGTTTGATATCCAATTCTACACCATTCCtgcattaactatatatatatgaaaaaacattagagaaagaaaagtaaaatttcatataaaaagGCCTCTACTTCAACAGTTCGAGAAGAAGAGTGTCATCTACTAAAGTATCATCCTTTTACAATTAAGTTATCGAATTTGATGTGCAGGCTTGAGCAAGAACAGCTAAGAAGGCAACACAATTGGGATCCAAGTCAATGGCTTTGGAGTACAGTTCAACAGCAAAATTGATCGAAgtcatcataaaaaaaaagcttctgtAGCTTTCTCTGCCAATTCTTTCGCCAGTGATTCTTTTCTGAGGATTTGACAGATTACGCTTAAGTGTTACGACAGAGAGACAGATTTATTTGAGAACGAGACCGATGATCATATACTCTTCACTTCCCGTTGCTGGAGCCAATctcaaaattcataatttttctggaaattggaaaagagaaaataaaaaggcgGTTGTTTttctgaatctttttttttattaaaaaaaatagaaatagggCCCGCGTGTTTTGTCTCGGATCGAAATTGTGATCTGATTTCCAAAATCACCCGACTCAAAGACAAAGATCAGCATCTTCCACCGGGTCGGTTCAGCGATCAGCTCGGATCATCGGTCTAAATacagtttttacccttttttttttttaattttagaaaaatttaacatttagAAATTCATTTTGCCCTTTAGAAATACAACATCCGTATTTTTGCCCTTTTTCCctttagaaaaatacattttacaaaaatgttaataaattgtGTAAAATCTACggcaattaacaaaatatacatttagtatttttttttttaatatttgtttgttctcaaccataccaaacaaaaacattcgTTCTGATTCAAATTGTGGAAAATAGGTTGTACATGCTACTAAATTTTATGGAATAGATGTAGATATTAGTTTCaaatggaagatgatgatgattacttCACAAAGgtaatattcttaaaaaaaaaaaattctaaatttaaaagttaaaaaaactaacattaattgaaatttaatttttcagatgaacaataataatgaaataaaaatttgtatacgAGATTTGATGCTTACTGGAAGTTAAATTCGCCATCGAATAACAACATCACCACTATTACAATAATGATAACAATCTTCATGtatattttgtcatttttgctAAAtactctttaattattttttatgttatcaATTCCAGTATTTGATTTCATGATGTcatatgtttttatgtatttcatAATGCCATATATTATCATGTATTATCATGTATTGTTATTTAACATCCAAAAGTGATATTGGTTTTTGCTATAACTTCTAATCAAACTtcttaattcaaattaataatccaaattaatgttttaaaataaaatagcatTTGTATTTCCTTTAAAATTGAgatgtaatttattatttataaattaaaacaaattgatCCTTATTACTTgagtttaattttaaacatatttttacatcTATTAAGTATTTATATGTGGATTTAcataaatttacaaaagaaagttattttatattttaaaaagaaaaacacatctttaaaaataatctaaaataagaaaaaaaaattactattcaAATAACtgcttgaaaaaaacaaacaaaagataatcTACACTATAAGGCTTCTTCAACAAgcctaaaaatattttctcaaaattaatcccattatttagttttataaacGACTTAatgaatattatttcaatattagataatcttttatagaaaaaacGTTTGATGCTgaaatctttgatttgtttaagattttggaaacaatattaaaaacttcataaagaaaatttaaatgtttGCTGGTGTGATAGAGAGGGTTTGAGTTTacattaatatgatatttttttatacgggttgtctataaaatattttagtctgaaatacattaaattaaacaaagatgTTATGCcatcatcatttcattattttgaatattagaTAATCTTAAACAGTCAAAATAAAGTTATACAAtcttaaaattaacaatcaaaatacatttatacaatcttaaacattaaacaaaacaaacaaaattgataaatataacttaaaattttgtcCCGGTCATGTCACTAACAATTCTGTCAAAAAGTGTTTAATACCTTAAAATGCAAGATCTGCAAAACTCAAGTGGAACAAATTAAGAACCTCGTGCAAATCCCATCCGGTTTGGTTCGACCAGTCGTCCATA from Camelina sativa cultivar DH55 chromosome 9, Cs, whole genome shotgun sequence encodes:
- the LOC104710780 gene encoding uncharacterized protein LOC104710780, whose product is MNSSSKVIMAATMVMVVSLVMVLSLVLVLLAELYCSLLLRRRRHNSLSLPITTTVSTAAGATTTTTLNQVISTTSNEPSPSPSSNIDSLSNPLYTGVLQTPNKTHFHHEPSLQASLDLIQETTASSVDNFIYISNPIYSNEATSKQTTPFETPQSSPSRLEDDEDDDDITDEDSTPTLSPMKDLPEKACSVSLKDVETSPSGDESNSKNKKNGESSSSSGSPYTSPSW